The following are encoded in a window of Candidatus Limnocylindrales bacterium genomic DNA:
- a CDS encoding glycosyltransferase codes for MATKIIEWDISQPIVQEVSTASHTSASQIGGLEGYQNLQVLVRMGRIPLGLVNLKVDSPFIEVSMLLREIYRQLGQKISLELARRPSFPGKGEAKEREGTKGDEKRDGLSSFSPLVSVCVCTRNRPDDLRRCLNSLILQDYPRYEILVIDNDPPTSVTKELVMEMKGRLEVTAIRYVVEPRRGLDFARNRAIQEARGEILSYLDDDTVADPGWITSIVENFQSDPHIMGCTGPNLALEMETEAQELMELRGGYGHWFEKRIYELSSPIGSCYPCKPIFGAGCNMSFRRKIFDFVGLFDEALDTGVPLPGGGDADMFYRIIRAGYKIAQDPRVLVWHRHRRHYKELRSQLYHSWGRGFMAYLVKSYLTDKPYRKTILSAIVVWYGYQLITRVFGRLRGKYDFPMDLILAEFLGGIVGLGSYFTSWRRIAKIKAITDSCKT; via the coding sequence ATGGCCACTAAAATTATAGAATGGGATATTTCTCAACCCATTGTACAGGAAGTCTCAACGGCATCCCATACTTCGGCTTCTCAAATTGGAGGCCTGGAGGGGTATCAGAATTTGCAAGTACTGGTAAGAATGGGGAGGATTCCATTGGGCCTTGTAAACCTGAAGGTGGATTCTCCTTTTATAGAAGTCTCCATGCTACTTCGAGAAATCTACCGACAATTGGGGCAGAAGATTTCCCTGGAATTAGCCAGAAGGCCATCTTTTCCAGGGAAAGGAGAAGCAAAGGAAAGGGAGGGAACAAAGGGAGATGAAAAGAGAGATGGCCTTTCCTCCTTTTCTCCTTTAGTTTCGGTCTGTGTCTGTACAAGGAACCGTCCTGACGATCTACGTCGTTGTTTAAATTCCCTTATCTTGCAAGACTATCCCAGGTACGAAATTCTGGTCATCGATAATGATCCTCCGACTTCAGTAACAAAGGAGCTTGTAATGGAGATGAAGGGTCGGCTTGAAGTTACTGCCATCCGGTATGTTGTAGAACCTCGACGGGGTTTAGATTTTGCCCGGAACCGGGCGATCCAGGAGGCAAGGGGAGAAATTCTATCTTATCTGGATGACGATACGGTTGCAGATCCTGGATGGATCACGTCCATAGTCGAAAATTTTCAATCAGATCCCCATATCATGGGTTGTACAGGACCTAATTTGGCCTTGGAGATGGAAACCGAAGCCCAAGAACTCATGGAATTAAGAGGAGGTTATGGTCATTGGTTTGAAAAAAGGATCTATGAACTCAGCTCTCCGATAGGAAGTTGTTATCCTTGTAAACCTATCTTTGGAGCCGGATGTAACATGTCTTTTCGGAGAAAGATCTTTGATTTTGTGGGTCTATTTGATGAAGCCCTGGATACTGGCGTCCCTCTACCGGGGGGTGGGGATGCAGACATGTTCTACCGAATTATTCGGGCAGGCTATAAAATTGCTCAGGATCCTAGGGTCCTGGTTTGGCACCGCCATCGACGGCATTATAAAGAGTTACGAAGTCAGTTATACCACTCTTGGGGTCGGGGATTTATGGCCTATCTGGTTAAATCGTATCTGACCGATAAACCCTATCGAAAAACCATTCTATCTGCCATAGTAGTCTGGTATGGTTATCAGTTAATAACCCGAGTATTCGGGCGTTTACGGGGAAAATATGATTTTCCAATGGACCTGATCCTTGCCGAATTTTTAGGAGGGATAGTAGGCCTTGGGAGTTATTTTACCTCCTGGAGACGTATAGCTAAAATAAAAGCCATAACCGACTCCTGTAAAACATGA